In Populus trichocarpa isolate Nisqually-1 chromosome 12, P.trichocarpa_v4.1, whole genome shotgun sequence, a genomic segment contains:
- the LOC112323677 gene encoding uncharacterized protein LOC112323677 isoform X5, translating to MENAIRQNLKRVEHHRGLAVGIKGGLGTGKGRCNPDSDEVCDSSYSVGVVGSAIEVYIPGSVGIVVWKGRCNPDPVSGHCSTVQFQKLR from the exons ATGGAAAATGCAATTCGACAGAACCTTAAGCGTGTGGAGCATCATCGTGGTTTGGCTGTAGGCATCAAGGGTGGTCTTGGAACTGGGAAGGGGAGATGCAATCCGGACTCTGATGAAGTCTGCGATTCGAGTTATAGCGTCGGTGTTGTTGGTTCTGCGATTGAAGTATATATTCCGGGCTCTGTTGGCATCGTGGTTTGGAAGGGGAGATGTAATCCGGACCCTGTCAGTGGTCATTGCTCCACGGTTCAATTTCAAAAG TTGAGGTAA
- the LOC112323677 gene encoding uncharacterized protein LOC112323677 isoform X4, translated as MENAIRQNLKRVEHHRGLAVGIKGGLGTGKGRCNPDSDEVCDSSYSVGVVGSAIEVYIPGSVGIVVWKGRCNPDPVSGHCSTVQFQKMLLEELP; from the coding sequence ATGGAAAATGCAATTCGACAGAACCTTAAGCGTGTGGAGCATCATCGTGGTTTGGCTGTAGGCATCAAGGGTGGTCTTGGAACTGGGAAGGGGAGATGCAATCCGGACTCTGATGAAGTCTGCGATTCGAGTTATAGCGTCGGTGTTGTTGGTTCTGCGATTGAAGTATATATTCCGGGCTCTGTTGGCATCGTGGTTTGGAAGGGGAGATGTAATCCGGACCCTGTCAGTGGTCATTGCTCCACGGTTCAATTTCAAAAG
- the LOC7454569 gene encoding uncharacterized protein LOC7454569, whose product MADWGPVIVAVVLFVLLVPGLLFQIPGRNRVVEFGNMQTSGASIVVHAIIYFGLITIFLIAIGVHIYAG is encoded by the coding sequence ATGGCAGATTGGGGACCGGTGATAGTAGCAGTGGTGCTGTTTGTGCTGTTAGTACCAGGGCTGTTATTTCAGATACCTGGAAGGAACAGGGTGGTTGAGTTTGGCAATATGCAGACGAGTGGTGCTTCTATTGTTGTCcatgctattatttattttggccTCATCACCATCTTCCTTATTGCCATTGGTGTTCACATCTATGCTGGCTAG